GCAGCTTTTACTTTAGGTAACATTGATCCAGGGGCAAAGTGACCTTCATCAATATATTTTAACGCTTCCTCTATAGTCATTTGATCTAATTCTTTTTGCTCTGGAGTGTTAAAGTTAATAGCTACTTTTTCTACTGCCGTTAAAATAATGAGATAATCGGCATCTAAAATCTCTGCGATCTTTTCAGAAGCTAGATCCTTATCTATTACAGCAGGTACCCCTTTTAGTACACCATTTCCTTCGTCTATTACTGGAACACCGCCACCACCTACTGTAATTACAATGTACCCAGCTTCTACTAATGTTTTCACTATAGGTGCCTCTACCACATCTATTGGTTCAGGAGAAGCTACTACCCTTCGATACCCTCTACCAGCATCTTCCTTCATAATATAACCTTTTTCTTCCATAAGTTTTTTAGCTTCCTCTGCACTGTAGAAGAAACCTACCGGTTTAGTAGGATTTTTAAAACCTGGGTCATTTTTATCAACTACCACTTGAGTTACAACAGCTGCTATATGTTTTTCTATACCCCGCTTAACCATTTCTTCTCTGATAGCTTGTTGTAAATGATAGCCAATGTAGCCTTGGCTCATTGCACCACACTCAGGAAAAGGCATTATTGGAAGATTAGGGTTAACCTGAGCTGCCCCTTCATATGTTGCCACTATCTGACCTACTTGAGGTCCATTACCATGGGCAATAATTACTTGATGGCCTTCTTCAATTAAATCAACTATAGGCTTAGCGGTGTTTTGGGCAGTAAGCCTTTGACTTTCAGCACTTATATCTTTGGGATCTGCCTGTAAGGCATTACCTCCTAAAGCTATAACTATTCTGCTCATCTTTTATCCTCCTATTAGCTATTATAAAGTTGCAACCATTACAGCTTTGATGGTATGCATTCTGTTTTCTGCTTCGTCAAAAACTACAGAGTGTTTACTTCTAAACACTTCATCGGTCACTTCCCTAATATCTAAGCCCCTTTCTTTAGCCTCTTTAGCCACTTCTGTTTCAAAGTCATGGAAAGCTGGTAAACAGTGCATAAAGATAACATCGGGATTTTCTGTAGCTTTAAGCATATCCATATCTACTCTAAACTTGGTCAATAGTTTAACCCTATTTTCCATTTGATCTTCTTCACCCATAGAAACCCAGACATCGGTATAGATTACATCTGCTCCTTTAAGACTTTCAATGTTATCTGATACTTCAATGATCGCTCCACTTTCTTTAGCCACTTCTTGTACTTTATTTAAAATACTTTCTTCTGGCCACAATTCTTTAGGACCATAGGCGACATAGTGCATTCCCATTTTTGCACAACCGTACATCCAAGCATATGACATGTTATTTCTAGTGTCACCTACAAATACAACTTTTACCTTATTTAATGGTTTGGCTACATGTTCTTCAATGGTTAAAAGGTCTGCTAAAATTTGAGTAGGATGATCAACATCTGTCAATCCATTCCATACTGGAACACCTGAATATTTAGCTAGATCTTCTACAACCTTTTGTTCAAAACCTCTATATTCTATACCATCATAATATCTACCCAATACTTTAGCTGTATCTTCTAAAGACTCTTTTTTACCCATTTGGGAACTCTTAGAATCTAAAAAGGTTACATGGGCACCTTCATCAAGGGCTGCAACTTCAAAGGCACATCTTGTTCTTGTAGAAGTTTTTTCAAATAGTAAAACAATATTTTTCCCTTCTAATGCTTTTGTCCTTATACCTGCCCTTTTTTTAGCTTTTAAATCCTTTGAAAGATCCAAAAGATACCTAATTTCCTCTTTTGTAAAGTCCATAAGTGTTAAAAAACTTCTTCCCTTTAAATTTACTGGCATTATTAATTCCTCCTTTTATTTTTATAATTTTATAAATTTTCTCTAATTAATGGCATTGACATACAGCGGGGACCACCTCTACCCCTAACTAGTTCTGAACCTTCAATTTCTATAACTTCTATTCCCCTTCTTCTTAAGGTTTCATTGGTATATTCATTACGATCATAGGTTATAACAACTCCTGGCTCAATTGCTAAGGTATTTGTACTATCATTCCACTGCTCCCGAGCCGCTGTAATTTCTGTACCACCACCACTTTCAATTAATTCCACACTTGGTAGTTTTAATACCTGCTTCAAGGCAGCTTCTAAAGAACTTAGTGGAGTGATTTTAGGTCCATTTACCCCTTTAGTTAGTAAATATACTTTAATAGAATTTTTAACACCTGGATAAATGGCAAACTGGTCGTAATTTAACATTGTAAACACCGTATCTAAATGCATATACGCCCTTGTAAAGGGAATTTGAATAACTAATACCTTATCTATTTTAGTCTCTTGGAATAATCTTTGACTTAAAGTTTCTATCCCCCAAGCCGATGTCCTTTCACTACAACCAATTGCTAAAGTAGTTTCGTTTAATACTAATATATCCCCACCTTCAATACTATAAGGATCAGTATAGTTATAATATAGAGGGGTTTCGCTGCTGGTAAATAAAGGATGATACTTGTAAATATAGTGAAGAAACATAGTCTCTCTATTTCTAGCCGGTGTTTTCATTTTGTTAATTGATAACCCATTTCCTATAGTCGTTCCAGGGTCTCTAGTAAAGTAAAGATTAGGAATAGGATTTATATAAAATGGATAATCACTCTTCACATAATCTACTAGCCTATATTCCCAACTTAAATTAGGTACATCTTCTTTATGTAATCCTTCAATAGCCACTCTTACAACTTTCTGAGGGGGTAATGATAAAAGATATTCCTTAATTGCCTGTTCTAAATAGGGGTTTGCTAAGTTAGTTCCTTTAATAACATCACTGATAAATTTTTCTTTTACCTCTGCCTTTTCTAATACTTCTTCCAATAGATTTTCATAATAATAAATTTCACACCCTCTATCAGCCATAGTTAAAGCAAAGGCATCATGTTCATTTCTCATTCTCTTTAACCAGGGGATATCATCAAAGAGTAACTCCTCTAAGTATTGAGGTGTTAGCCGCTCTAATTCCCTTCCCGGTCGGTGTAATAAAACAGCTTTTAGTTTACCTATTTCAGAATTTACATTTAAAAAACTCTGCTTCATCCTTTCACTCCTTCCCCAGGTATTCTTTTTTTACATATGGTGATGTCATCCCCTGCAAAAGAGCACCATAATTAGGTATAAACTCTATTATATCTCCAACCTTTAAATTAGGCCTCTTTGTCACATCTAATAGGAGATGGTCACTACTCCCTCCTAAAATTTCTATTTCTTTGTCTAAAGGTTCCATGTTTATATCTATATCTTGTCTGCCTAAAGCAACTATTGCCCTTTTATGAATACCCCGATCTTCAAAGATCGGTGTATTTCCGAAAGCATCTTGCCCTATTTCACCGATAGGAACCGATGGTTTTTCCTTTAGTTCCACAATTTCTCCTACAATTTTAAAGGTATCTAAAAAGGTTTCTGGAATATGTTCCCTTGCAATAGTTTCTCGTCCTAACAATAGACTTTCCCCTAAACGTAAATGGTTGATTTCTTTAGGCATCCTACCTTCAATCAACATTTTAACAGAACTAGAATTACCCCCTGAGATAATTTTTAAAGGAGTACCTTTGCTTTCCCATTGTTTTTTTAAACTACAGAGTTTTTCTAAGTTATCCTCTGAAGGAATAATACCTCCATAACAGGTTAAATTGGTTCCTAAACCCACAACCTCTATATTTTTAAAATTTTCTATTTCTTTTTGTATATATTCTAGGTCAGTAGGCCAAAATCCTTCCCGTAAATCCCCTAAATCTACCATAAGAATTATTTTATGTTTTTTCCCTACTCTACCGGCAACTTCATTCAATCTTTTTATCGTAGCTAATTCTGAGTTTAAAGATGTATCACAATACTCTACTACTTCTTCACATTCCGATAACATAGGAATTCTTAAAAGTAGGGTTTGGACTTTATCTTTAAAATATCCCTTTAGCTTTTTAATATTTTCAACCCGTGAATCGGCAAGCTCTTTAAATCCCCCTTGAACTAAGGCTTTAGCTACTTCTAAGTCTGCACAAGTTCCCTTGGTAACAGCACAGGGCTCTATTCCCTTTTCTCTACACAATTTTAATAAAACTTCTCCGTTATGCCGGATTTTAGGTAAATCTATTACTATTTTCGGATACATGTTTTTCCTCCTACACCTGTAAACTTTCCCTCATGAGATGGACACTTTCCTTTGGATACTTAACACTCATAGCCCCTAATACTGCCATATTATAATGTCTATCTATTAAGATTTTTGCTTTTTCTCCTGGTAATAACGGTTCCCCTTTAATATTTACCCTCTTTCCTTTAACACCCTTTTCTAAAATTTCACGACCCCTTTCTAACCTTGTTAAAGCCCCTCCAGTACCAATAATCCACTTAACTACAGTTAGGTCTTTTCCTTCTACTATTTTATAGCGACCTGAAGGTCCATATAAAACCTTTAACTTCCCTACATGGCGGTTAATAGCTGTTTCCACCGCTAATTTAGTTAGCTCTTCCGATACTTTTTTTTCTTTAGCCGTTGTAGGAATAGGTTTGATTAAAGTTTTCAACTCTTCTTTATCTACCCCTATATTTTGGGCAAACTTTTCTTTCCCTACAAGGTTAATGATATTTTCACTATTTATATAGACTCCTAAGTCTCCTTCTACAGTCCTTTTTTCCCTTGGTTCTGGAGCTATTAAAAATCTACTTAATTCTTCACTTCCATCTGTAACTGAGTGGACATCGGTAGTAGCTCCACCTACATCTATTACTATTAAATCTTCAATTTCTTCACTTAAAGCAATAGCTCCCTTCATCACTGCTCCCGGTGTGGGTATAATTGTCCCTGTCACCATTTGCCGGATTTTCTCCATCCCCGGTCCCTTGGTGATGTGCTCTTCAAAAAGCTGTTGAATTACTTCCCTAGCAGGAACGATGTTTAGTTCATCTATCTTAGGATAAACATTTTCAATAAGAACTATAGTTTTCCCCTTTTCTTTAAACAATTTTTCTACTTTAGGAGCAAGTTTAATATTGCCACCATAGATAAAGGGAAGATCTAGAGGAAGAGATGCAAGTTTTTTTGCATTTTCAAAAACTATCTCCTCTTCCCCATAATCTACTCCTCCTGCTAAAAGGACTATGTTAGGTCCTATATCTATAATCCTCTGTAGGTCATCTTCTTTTAAAGGACCGGCAGTGACATCTCTAATCACTGCCCCGGCTCCTAAAGCCGCCTCCTTGGCAGCCTTTACTGTCATATCATAAACTAGTCCGTGTACCGTCATCTTCAAACCACCGGCTGCTGAGCTTGTAGCAAACATCTGGGTATAGTCTACTTTTTCTTCCCCTAAACTTTGGGCCAATTGTTCAAGGGCCATTTCCAGACCTACTGTTACATCCCCTTGATAAACGGTAGTAGGTCCTTGCCCTTGACCTAAAAATTTAGGCTTGGGGGAGTTCAAGCCCGTAAAAGCATTGATAACAGTGGTAGTACTACCTATTTCTGCAACTAATAAATCAACTTTCATCCTTCTCCCCCTTTAAAATTATTGTAATTCCCTTCTCTTTTTAACTAAGAAACTAGCTACATGGATACCTTTAGTTCCCCTACCAAAGCCTGCATCCATTCCTTCTTCTACTGCTATATCATTAGTTACTTGGGTTCCACCAGCTACTAAGATAATTTTTTCTCTAATACCTTTTTCTTTACATAATTGATGGAGTCTTCTCATGTTTATTCTATGAATATCTCCATGGGTAATGATTGTAGAGATCAGGATAGCATCAGCACCTATTTCTATTGCTGCATCCACAGCTTTAGTGACAGATACAGAGGTACCTAAGTAATAGCATTGGATACCAAATTTCTCGATACCACCGTGTTTTATATCAATAATTTCCCGCATACCTACAGAGTGCTCATCTTCACCAACGGTAGCTGCTACAACTTTCATCGGTTTTTTCTTAATATCCTCTCTGATTTCTTCTTCTGATAAACTAGGAATCTCTTGGGGTATCTTTAACTCTTGGGGATCTATGGCTAACTCTAAGCGACCTTTAACTTCCACCAATGTACCCTCTGCTGGATGCATCGACTGTTTATGGATAGCTTCTACATCGGTAAGTCCCATTTTTTTAGCTATTTCCATTGCTGCATATTCCGCTACCCTTACAGAAGTTGGTAAAAAGATATTCATACTTACATAGCCATCGGCATACCATTCAACCTCTGGAGTTAATAACCCTTTTTCTCTATGTTCTTTTTTTGCCTCCATCCTTCTTAGGACATTATCTTCTTCATCTAATTCATCGATATAAACAATTTTTTCAGGCTTACATAAAGTACATCCATCTATAGCTTCACAAGGTGAATTGTACTGGCTGGGGATATTATTATAGCCAAAATGATGACAAACTGGGGCAAAATAGTCTTTATCCCTTTGGAAAATGGTACCACTGCCTATGCCACCATCACCTTTTCTAACAATACCGTCTCCATTTCTTTCAGGGTAATAACCACTATCAACAAAGAACCCTTCTTCTACTGCTTTGAAGTATCCACCAACTTCGATAATTTCTTCTAGGAAAAGTATTGCCCTTTCCTTCAACTCTCTAACCTTATCTCTTAGTGGTCCATCTTCCCTTAACTGGACATAATCTGTAATGGAATCTAAGCCTATTAAAGCCTGTTTAGCAGTATTTATCGCATGGATATTGTTGTAGTGCCATGGCACATTCCTTCCTTCATCGGGGGTTATTGTACTTTGTATATCAGCACTGGTTAATCTAGAAATCATTAAGTTTAAAGTATGGCTAACGGTAGCTTCCCTTGTACAGCTCTCCATGTATTTTGTGTTCATTTGTGCCCTCATTTTATACTGGTCAAAAAGTTCCCTTAATGCTACGGCATAGGGTAAATCTAAGGCCATACAAGGAGCTGGGGGAGCTGTTGGTGGAACAGTAGAAAGGCTTATATTTTCTTTTTTCATACCAACTTTAGTAGAAAACATAGCATTAATACCATGCTGTACCATAAGCTCTGGCATTACTTTCCACGCTTCCCTAGCTGTAGCATTGGCGTTGTGGGCACCATCGATTTGTAACATATCTGCCGATGCCATTATTTTTTTGGCTACAGCGGCATCTACAAAGGAGCGGTACATATTTACATTACGATAGAGAACATTATATTGGGGGTCTTGATGGGCACCATTGATCCCTTCTTCGGCAAATAATACTGCAATATCTGGTCCTGCTACTCCACTTACGTATGAATGGAGGTTTATAGGACGACCTACTTCATCTTCTATCATGTCTAATGCTTTTCTAGTTGCCCTAATTTGTTTTCTAGTAATAGGAACACCACCAATTCCTTCAGGAGTTCCTTCTATTAAACCATCATAGTGACTCTGACCTGCTGTTCTAATAACCATGATGTGGTCTGCACCATGCCAAGCTGCCATCCGCATCCGGCGAATATCATCTTCAAATCTTCCAGAGGCAATTTCCGATGTAATTACACAATCTGGTTGTGGATCAATATCCCCAAAGTATTTGGAAGCTGGAAGACCAATACTATTTTTTAGAGGTTGGGATATTTGTTTATAGACAAAGGGACCTACTTGGGTAGGTTTTTCTACCTTTTTTCTCCAAGTCCAGCCTTTTCTCCTAGGCCTATAACTTTCTAGATCTTTTAGGATTTCTTCTATATTTAATTTTTCGTTTTTGTCTAGATTCATTACCTTTCACCTCCAAAAAGGGCCTTTGCTTTTTCCCATAAACTTTCATCTTCAATTAACCTTTGCCCTGCTTCTAGGTAGTTAATTCCTAAACTTTCCGCTACCTTTAATACCACATGACCTGCTCCTTTACCGATAAGGCCATGTTCTATACAACGTTCTACTATAACCTTACAGTCTAAGCTACTAAAACCCATCCTTAGTAAAACACTTCTTTCTACAGCGGGAGATGTGTGGGTATGGGCCAATTCCACCAATGGTGTTGTAATCTGATCTAATAGGGACCAAAATCTCTCCTTTAGTTGTTGATCAGTTAAGTCCTTGAGATGTTCTCGCCTTTGGAGATAATTATCTTTTCTTTCCACCTAAACTACTCCTTTCCTGCTAATAATTTTTTTATGTTTTCTAAACTAGTATTTAACTCATCTTGTAAAAACTGCCAATCTACCTCTGTAAATCCATTTATATCAAAATTAGCTTTGATATTTTTTAGATAGGTTGACCTCAATCTATCCACTGGATATTCCTTCACAAAAAGTTTAGAAGGGTGATCCGGTAAAACTATAGATTTTCCTGGTACACTTTCTCTAGGGTCACCTAAATATACATGGATACCATTTTTCATAGCAAAGGAGAGCTGGGCATTTAGGTGTTTTCCAGCCCCGGTATATTCCGTTTCTTGTACTACGATAATTTGATCTTCATCCATTTCCCTAGCCAAAGGAATAGCTGCTGCTAAAGAGGTGTTCCCTGCTGGGCCCCTTTCTAGCCCTTCTAATATAGCTAACATTTCTGTTACATAAAAGGCTTCCCCTTGGGTTACTGTAACATAACGATCCATATATCTTAGTGGTCTTGCTGCATTTTTAGGAACATCGGCCCTATCTGGCCAAGTAGCAAAAGGTACTCCAAAACCGGTATGACCTGTGGTAAAGGATTTTTTATTAAAATCATTGTCACTAGCCATGTGTAATCCTTCTAAATCTATACTAGCTCCTATTACTTCTGTATCATGACATCCCGCCCTTTTAAGGCCTCTAGCTGTTCCAGTCAAGTTACCTCCACCGGCGTGGGTTACCACTACTTTATCAGGTTTTCTCCCTGTCCTTTCCATAACTTGCTCGGCAATTTCAACCCCTAGTGTTTCAATACCGGCTATACCAAAAGGAGTGTACAATGAAGCGTTAAAATAACCTGTTTCTTCTAAGGTTCTTAAAAAGACGTAAAAAAGTTCTGGTCCTACTGACAGCTGTAAGACTTCACTGCCATAGGCTTCACAAGCCCTACCTTTTTCCATAATCTCCGGCTGATAGACCCCTCTACTATCAAAGGCTTCTTGAACAATAATACAATCTAAACCTTGCATAGCAGCTTGGGAGGCTACCGCTGCTCCATAGTTACCGCTGGTGGCAGCTACTACCCCTTTATAGCCATTTTTCTTAGCATGATACACCGATACTGCCGCTCTCCTTGCTTTAAAGGAACCGGAAGGATTTGCAGCTTCATCTTTTAGAAAAATCCTCGCCCCTTTGCCTTTAGGAGAAAGTTTCCGAACTAATTCAGTTATATTTTTCAATTCATAAAGGGGAGTATTACCAACCCCTTGTTCTTTTTGAATTTCCCTAATTTTATCAAAGGTATAGCCTCCATAGGCCATCATTTTTTCATAATCGAAGGCTAAAGGAGTAATTTGAAATTCCGTGTAATCTATACCGATAGCCTTTTTCATTATTTCGTTTTTCCTCGCCATAACCCCTTGATAGCTATTGTCCATGGCCATCACCTGATTTCATAAAATTTTTAATACTTTCCCTCACTTGAAATAACTGGGGAACAACATCGCCAAAATCATGGGTATATCTGGGATTAGTGTTAGTTAAAATTCCAGTCATTTTTCTACCTATCGCAGTTTTTATCTCTACTTCTTCACCTACAGAAGCTGGAGTTTCTAAAAAGCCCTTTACTTTAAAATGTAATGGGGTGTTTTGGGTGTCTATAGGGACTTGTGGGGCCCTTTCTCCCCTAGGTAAAACCTCTTTTGTTATCTCAACATAAGTTCCCTTTGGAATCTTATCCATTAAATCAACTCCTCATTTTTAACATTTTTTCAAGATCTCCCATAATTGCAGCGGGAACTGGAAGTTCTGCCATGTTTGTTAACCCGGGTTTTGCTTTAATTACGTTGATAATAGAGTTTACTGCCATAGCAATTGTTCCGATGCCACCAGGTATTTCTGGTTTAATTGCCATATTGACATTAGGAGTGCCATAAATGTTGATATAGTCACCGGTTTCTACTCCTTCTAGTTCTGGTAGCACTTGTTGAGGATGTTCTAATTTAATAACTGTTTTACCATTCATTATTCCGTAAGCAATGTGTTTACAACCTGCTACCATTCCGGGATAAACTTCAACATATTTAGTCTTTCTATAAACTTTAGAAATTATTGGCTCCTTTGTTTCTTTAATTTCATCTAATTCCCAACCTAATGCTTTGGCTATTAGGGCCATAGATTCTGGAAAACCTACATGACCTACTATATAACCTTCTTCTATACCTTTTTTAAATTCTTCTACAGTTGTTCCTACCCCTTGGGTTTTCATCACAGTGGGACCGAAAGGAGATAGGTCATTGATTCGGGCAGCTTCAATTTTTTCTACATGGGTACAAACACCTGTTAAAGCTATAATCAATGTGTCTAGAACAAAACCTGGGTTTATTCCTGTTCCTAGTACCGTCACATTATTTTCTTTAGCTAATCTATCTATTTCTTGTGCTAATTCCCTTTCTTGCTGCTGAGGATAGGCCATTTCTTCTGCGATACAAATTACATTTTTACCACTTTCAACAGCTTGTTTAATTTGAGGGAAAACTTCCTTTGTAAAGGAACCGGTGGCAATAAGCACTATATCTGCTTCTTTAGCTAGGACTTCTTCAGGATTACTTTCAATAATTACATCCATCCTCTGACCTTCAAAAATTTCTCCTAAAGGTTTACCTACTTTGTTAGGATCTAAGTCAATGGCACCTACCGATTGAATACCTGATTTCTTGGCTATTAACTCAGCCATACCTCCTCCCATTGCACCTAAACCCCAATGGATTACTTTAACTGACATTTTACCTCCACTCCTTTGTTTAGATTTCTCCCTTTATTTTTTGCAAATTTTATGCCAATATTTGAATATCTATAAAATTCTTTATTTGTGGGGATGTTTTGTATTTTGAAAAACAAAAAAACACCTAAAGAGCAAAATTTTTTGCTTTTAGGTGCAAAATTTTTTTCAGATGCTAATCTTATATTTCTTTAATTTATATTGTAAGTTTTGTCTAGAAATCCCTAATTCCTCAGCTGTTTTAGAGATATTGCCATTTAATTCTTTAAGTTTTTCTGTTATAACCTCTACTTCCAGTTTTTCTAAAATTTCTGGTAGAGTTTTAGGGGTAGGTTTTGTGTCAGCCCATTGTTGAAGGTGTTTAGGTAAAATATCTATAGTAATTATATGATCTTCTGGAAGGATGTTTATAGCACCTTCAATGACATGTTGAAGTTCCCTGACATTCCCTGGCCAGGAATAATTATAAAAAAGGTTCATCACTTCTTTGCTGATTTTTACATCTTTAATATTGAATTGTTTTTTATATTTATCGATAAAGTATTTAGTTAGAAGTATTATATCACTCCGCCTTTCCCTTAACGGAGGGATTTCAATATTTACAACTGCCAAACGGTAGTAGAGGTCCTGCCTAATTTTATTATTTCTAACACTTTCCCCAGGCTCTGTATTTGTTGTGGCAATTATCCTTACATCAACGGGGATTTCTTTAGTTCCACCTATTGGCCTGACTTTTTTATCTTGTAAAACCCTCAAAAGTTTAGCCTGTAAATCTAGTCCCATTGAATTTATCTCATCTAATAAAAGGGTTCCACCATCTGCTTGTTGTAATAACCCTGGCCTATCTACTGCTCCGGTAAAACTTCCCTTTACTGTCCCAAATAGGATCCCTTCTAATAGAGATTCTGGTAGTGCTGCACAATTTTGAGCTATAAAAGGCTTATTTTTTCTTTTACTAGCGTAGTGGATACTTTGAGCAAAGAGTTCTTTACCTGTTCCAGTTTCTCCGTAAATCAATACAGAAGAATCAGTTTTTGCCGCCCTCTTACCGTATTCAATTATTTTTTTAAGTTTTTCACTTTCACCGATAATGTTGTTAAAGGTAAAGTTTTCACCTTCTCCTTTTTTATCCTTTGTTGTATAGAGTTGTTGTTGTAAATCGACTATTTTTTCCGCCAATTCTTGTAATCGGGTAACATCTTTAGAAATTTCCAATACCCCTACAAATTCTCCGTTGTTATAAAGGGGTACTGTTGTGTTAATAGTTACTATCCTTTGACCTTTGTAGTTTGTATATACTTGAACTTGATCGTAAATTGGTTTTTTAGTTTTAAGTACCCGGTGTATAGTACTAGTTTCTGGGGTGAGGGAGGGAAACATAGCTAAAACATCTTTATACAATACTTGATGACCTTCCATTCCCTCCATTCGAGCCATTGTTGGATTATAGAAAATGGTTTCTCCCTTTTTATCAACAATATGAATCCCTTCATCTATCGAGTTTAAAATGTTTTCAAAGTTAAGTTTTAATATATTATCAAAATCCATTTAATCACCCCCACTAATTTCAATTATATCTCAATTTTGAAAAATTAACTAGATAAAAATAAAAACAAGATTTCATCTTCTAAGATAAAATCTTGTTCCGTTACTTTTGTAGAAATTCCACTAATCCAGAACAGATACTCCATGCTAATTTATATTGATATTCTTCCCTTTGGAGATTTTTTCGCTCTTCTGGATTTGATAAAAATCCCGTTTCCACCAGTACCCCAATGATATCTAATTCCCTGGTTAAATAAAAGTCCCTGGCCTTTGCCTCTCGATGGGTCCCTGTATTAACTTTTAGGTGTTTTTGAATGATATTGGCTAGTTCTTGAGACTGTTCTTTTTCTTTATCATAAAAGGTTTGGGCACCTTTCCATCTTGGAGATGTTGTGCTGTTAGTATGGATACTTATTAGATAAGCTGCTCCACTTTTTTCAATTAACTCTCTTCTCTTTAACATATCTTGCTGTTTTTTAGGTCCTGCAGTTGCATCTAAAAAATCTTTGTCTTCTTCTCTAGTCATTACCACACTAAAGCCATTTATCAATAATACCTCTTTAACTTTTAAAGCGATTTCTAAATTTATGTCCTTTTCCTTTACATTTTCTACTGTTGTACCTGGGTCATAACCACCATGCCCTGGGTCTACTGCTACGATAATTTTCCCCTGTGAATCTAAGGCATTTTTCTCTAAAATAGGAGTAGTTGTCTCTGTGTTATCTATACATCCATTTAAAAGGGAAACTATTAACATAATGATACAATAGAATGAGATTTTTTTAACCAATTAAATCACCCCTCTTAACCTATTTTCTGTTAAAAAGGGCTTTATTATACTTACAAAAAACCCGCCAAAGAGAGTTTAGTACATTCTAATAATTATTTAAGCCACTTATCAATATAAGCTTCAATCATATTAATAAACTTTTCGACATTAACCAGTTGTTTCCTCGCCTCTTCTTTGTTAATGATATAAAAATCTTGATAATCACTTTTAGTTCTAATATCAAAAGCACTAACAATTATTTTATAGTATTCCTTTTCTATTTTCCCATTAGCAAT
The window above is part of the Anaerobranca gottschalkii DSM 13577 genome. Proteins encoded here:
- a CDS encoding N-acetylmuramoyl-L-alanine amidase, yielding MVKKISFYCIIMLIVSLLNGCIDNTETTTPILEKNALDSQGKIIVAVDPGHGGYDPGTTVENVKEKDINLEIALKVKEVLLINGFSVVMTREEDKDFLDATAGPKKQQDMLKRRELIEKSGAAYLISIHTNSTTSPRWKGAQTFYDKEKEQSQELANIIQKHLKVNTGTHREAKARDFYLTRELDIIGVLVETGFLSNPEERKNLQREEYQYKLAWSICSGLVEFLQK